Proteins from one Bifidobacterium sp. ESL0732 genomic window:
- a CDS encoding phosphatase PAP2 family protein, with the protein MKKMFPATAIGALVLLIVGTFADLRIDQAVYMPGNGFSAFFERLAPIIGATVLMIGAALLFWTYKFVKENLAKLVLSGLVYLGSTLVGLALCYKYCHLFGVAYGVIVAVLIACIVYKIPDGLKQRYRWAGIAIVVVFLGSMCLLEVLKIFWGRVRFRSMQGHFDLFTPWYHPNGKHYLAAVGGVAEEIKSFPSGHSQWAGTTLSLCLLALVSPHWKNKESMVYGVALVYALVVMFSRMMQGAHFLSDVTVGFALPMLALWLARHLLLKQLAQHYPQEYELV; encoded by the coding sequence ATGAAAAAGATGTTTCCTGCCACTGCAATCGGCGCGCTGGTGCTGCTGATTGTCGGCACTTTTGCCGATTTGCGCATTGACCAGGCGGTTTATATGCCCGGCAATGGATTTTCGGCGTTCTTCGAACGTCTGGCTCCGATTATCGGCGCGACCGTTCTGATGATCGGCGCGGCGTTGTTGTTCTGGACTTACAAATTCGTCAAGGAAAATCTCGCGAAACTCGTGCTCTCCGGCCTTGTCTACCTCGGTTCGACGCTGGTAGGCCTTGCGCTTTGCTACAAATACTGTCACCTGTTCGGTGTCGCGTACGGTGTCATCGTCGCCGTGCTCATCGCCTGCATCGTCTACAAGATTCCCGACGGGCTGAAGCAGCGCTACCGCTGGGCCGGCATCGCCATTGTGGTTGTGTTCCTGGGCTCGATGTGCCTGCTGGAAGTCCTCAAGATTTTCTGGGGCCGCGTCCGTTTCCGCTCGATGCAGGGCCATTTCGACCTCTTCACCCCTTGGTACCACCCCAACGGCAAACACTATCTCGCCGCCGTCGGTGGCGTGGCCGAGGAGATTAAATCGTTCCCCTCCGGCCATTCCCAGTGGGCCGGCACCACCTTGTCACTTTGCCTGCTCGCGTTGGTCAGCCCGCATTGGAAAAATAAGGAAAGTATGGTTTACGGCGTCGCGTTGGTCTACGCGCTGGTGGTGATGTTCAGCCGCATGATGCAGGGTGCCCACTTCCTCTCCGACGTCACCGTTGGCTTCGCCCTTCCGATGCTTGCGCTGTGGCTGGCCCGCCATCTGTTGCTCAAGCAACTTGCGCAGCATTATCCGCAGGAATATGAACTGGTATGA
- a CDS encoding ribonuclease J, which yields MTDTEEKTAAPTTHRRGSASKTRARKSEGAFEKTTKRSSAKTSTKSSEKRTSTKRGESRGSLRSGGRRSSGSNSSRNTRAGNRSTSRRSNPRAVSRTPGTSPNQDAVLIAPPKYRKGSMRIVPLGGLGEIGRNMNVIEYNGHLLLVDCGVLFPDEEQPGVDLILPDFSYIKDRLDDVEALVLTHGHEDHIGGVPYLLNLRPDIPLIGSKLTLAFVKAKCEEHHQNPRCVEVKGRDKLKVGPFNLEFVAVTHSIPDALAVCINTPAGTVIDTGDFKLDQLPIDHRITDLVEFGKLGEKGVDLVMVDSTNAEVPGFVRPESTIGPELERAFSEATRKIIVASFSSHVHRVQQVVDAAHKVGRKVVFVGRSMVRNMSIAADLGYLHIPEGTVVDLKKAKDIQDNKLVYMCTGSQGEPMAALGRIADGTHRDITINEFDTVVMASSLIPGNENEVYGMINKLVQKGARVVNRDNAKIHVSGHSNEGELTYFYNILKPKCVMPIHGENRHLVANGLVAVKTGVDPKNVVLAEDGDVVDLYHGQAAVVGSVPCAYVYVDGDTVGELTDEELEKRKILGTEGFVSIFAVVDTDAKNVISGPKVYMNAIPDDEGDLDKVRRQIVGQLEDAMMQGTHDTHKLQQIMRRTIGGWVSRQLHRKPMIVPVVADIAHDVIDGTPSGN from the coding sequence ATGACAGATACAGAAGAAAAAACCGCAGCGCCGACCACGCATCGTCGTGGCAGCGCCAGCAAGACACGTGCCCGTAAAAGCGAGGGTGCGTTTGAAAAAACCACAAAGCGCAGCAGTGCTAAAACCAGCACGAAAAGCAGCGAAAAGCGCACGAGCACCAAGCGCGGCGAATCCCGCGGTTCCTTGCGTTCCGGCGGACGTCGTTCCAGCGGTTCCAATTCATCACGCAATACGCGTGCTGGCAACCGTTCCACCAGTCGCCGTTCCAATCCGCGCGCCGTCTCGCGTACTCCGGGAACTTCACCCAACCAGGACGCCGTGCTGATCGCCCCGCCGAAGTACCGCAAGGGCTCGATGCGTATCGTTCCGCTCGGCGGCTTGGGCGAGATCGGCCGCAACATGAACGTGATCGAATACAACGGCCATCTGCTGCTCGTCGATTGCGGCGTGCTCTTCCCCGATGAGGAACAGCCCGGCGTCGACCTCATCCTCCCTGATTTCAGCTATATCAAGGACAGGCTCGACGACGTCGAGGCGCTCGTGCTGACCCACGGCCACGAAGATCACATCGGTGGCGTGCCGTACCTGCTGAACCTGCGCCCGGATATCCCGCTGATAGGCTCGAAACTTACGCTCGCCTTCGTCAAGGCCAAGTGCGAGGAGCATCACCAGAACCCGCGCTGTGTCGAGGTCAAAGGCCGCGACAAGCTCAAGGTAGGCCCGTTCAACCTCGAATTCGTTGCCGTCACCCATTCCATCCCTGACGCGCTGGCCGTGTGCATCAACACCCCTGCCGGCACTGTCATCGACACCGGCGACTTCAAACTCGACCAGCTGCCCATCGACCATCGTATTACGGATTTGGTCGAGTTCGGCAAACTCGGCGAGAAGGGCGTCGACCTGGTCATGGTCGATTCCACCAATGCCGAGGTCCCCGGTTTCGTCCGTCCGGAAAGCACCATCGGCCCCGAGCTCGAGCGAGCCTTCAGCGAGGCCACCCGCAAGATCATCGTCGCCTCCTTCTCCAGCCATGTCCATCGCGTCCAGCAGGTCGTCGACGCGGCGCACAAGGTCGGCCGCAAGGTCGTCTTCGTCGGCCGTTCGATGGTGCGCAACATGTCCATCGCCGCCGATCTCGGCTATCTGCACATTCCTGAAGGCACCGTGGTCGACCTGAAGAAGGCCAAGGACATCCAGGACAACAAGCTCGTTTACATGTGCACCGGTTCGCAGGGCGAGCCGATGGCCGCGCTCGGCCGCATCGCCGACGGCACTCACCGCGACATCACCATCAACGAGTTCGATACCGTCGTGATGGCCAGCTCCCTGATTCCCGGCAACGAGAATGAGGTCTACGGCATGATCAACAAGCTCGTCCAGAAGGGCGCGCGCGTGGTCAACCGCGACAACGCGAAGATCCACGTCTCCGGCCACTCCAACGAAGGCGAGCTCACCTACTTCTACAACATCCTGAAGCCAAAGTGCGTCATGCCAATCCACGGCGAGAACCGCCACCTGGTTGCCAACGGCCTCGTGGCCGTCAAGACCGGCGTCGACCCGAAGAACGTCGTGCTCGCTGAGGACGGCGATGTGGTCGATCTCTACCATGGTCAGGCTGCGGTCGTCGGTTCTGTGCCGTGCGCCTATGTCTACGTCGATGGTGATACGGTCGGCGAACTGACCGACGAAGAGCTCGAGAAGCGCAAGATTCTCGGCACCGAAGGTTTCGTTTCCATCTTCGCCGTGGTCGACACCGACGCCAAGAACGTCATCTCGGGCCCGAAAGTCTACATGAACGCGATTCCCGATGACGAGGGTGATCTCGACAAGGTGCGTCGTCAGATCGTCGGCCAGCTCGAGGACGCGATGATGCAGGGCACCCACGACACCCACAAGCTCCAGCAGATCATGCGCCGCACCATCGGCGGTTGGGTCTCCCGTCAGCTCCATCGCAAGCCGATGATCGTCCCGGTCGTCGCCGACATCGCCCACGACGTCATCGACGGCACGCCCTCCGGCAACTGA
- a CDS encoding acyltransferase family protein, with translation MDYDDGVDEAREGKPDDAASANSATPIAATADTTVTVTATPTTSSAATIVSISATSAMGTVTDTATVEGIPSAHSGEVTSRQRIAWIDVAKALTMFLVVYGHLNTDWLPGPGISIGVIYLFHMPAFFFLSGIFFSASRSFASLAKHRAYQLVIPYYFFAALMFIKKAVGIFASWLRLRDGAGSTVAFKNLLKNQIPILFNTTDGLWFFWSLFVASLLLWCILKLCRGRFLILISLVLLVADAVVRHCIVTPLPFSLNRVLSSTAYLALGYVCRAKLLKLTRRQGAALFVVCGAVFAVLAWASFVVTPGKPWLFVALLSAVASLFGIGMVVGFSRMVPSWRALRFVGEATLIYYAINNPVLNLCEHVFAGFVNVPLPALPMFWQDMLGVLLTAAAMLVIAALVPLIKRYLWWGVGLPNPRRAARRVA, from the coding sequence GTGGATTACGACGATGGCGTAGATGAGGCGAGAGAAGGAAAGCCCGACGACGCGGCTTCCGCAAATTCGGCTACCCCTATCGCAGCTACAGCAGACACAACGGTCACGGTCACTGCAACTCCGACCACTTCATCCGCAGCGACGATCGTCTCAATCTCGGCCACTTCGGCCATGGGCACTGTCACCGATACCGCAACCGTGGAAGGCATACCATCCGCGCATTCTGGTGAGGTAACCTCGCGTCAACGTATCGCCTGGATTGATGTCGCCAAAGCCCTCACCATGTTTCTGGTGGTCTACGGCCATCTCAACACTGACTGGCTGCCCGGCCCAGGCATCTCCATCGGCGTCATCTACCTGTTCCACATGCCGGCCTTTTTCTTTCTGAGCGGCATTTTCTTCTCCGCCAGCCGCTCGTTCGCCTCGCTCGCCAAACATCGCGCCTATCAGTTAGTGATACCGTATTATTTCTTCGCGGCGTTGATGTTCATTAAAAAGGCGGTCGGGATTTTCGCCTCGTGGTTGCGGCTTAGGGACGGCGCTGGCTCGACAGTTGCGTTCAAAAACCTGCTCAAGAATCAGATTCCGATACTTTTTAATACCACTGACGGCCTTTGGTTTTTCTGGTCCTTGTTCGTTGCGTCTCTGCTGCTCTGGTGCATCCTCAAACTCTGCCGTGGCCGTTTTCTTATTTTGATTTCGTTGGTATTGCTGGTCGCCGACGCAGTAGTGAGACATTGCATTGTAACTCCTTTGCCGTTCAGTCTCAATCGCGTGCTGAGTTCCACAGCTTACTTGGCGTTGGGCTATGTCTGCCGCGCGAAGCTGCTGAAGCTCACCCGTAGGCAGGGAGCTGCGCTGTTCGTGGTGTGCGGCGCGGTGTTCGCCGTGCTGGCTTGGGCATCATTCGTCGTAACCCCCGGAAAGCCTTGGCTGTTTGTCGCGCTGCTGTCGGCGGTTGCCTCGCTTTTTGGCATCGGCATGGTGGTCGGTTTCTCCAGAATGGTACCCTCGTGGCGCGCATTGAGGTTCGTGGGTGAGGCGACCCTGATTTATTACGCTATCAACAATCCGGTTTTGAACCTTTGCGAGCACGTTTTCGCAGGATTCGTCAACGTCCCGTTGCCGGCACTGCCGATGTTCTGGCAGGATATGTTAGGTGTATTACTTACCGCAGCGGCCATGCTGGTGATAGCCGCTCTCGTCCCGTTGATCAAGCGTTACCTGTGGTGGGGCGTTGGATTGCCGAATCCGAGACGTGCGGCAAGGCGGGTTGCCTAA
- the dapA gene encoding 4-hydroxy-tetrahydrodipicolinate synthase, with the protein MSESSMHLLEPAPFGRVIPAMVTPMHDDGSVDFEASVALAKHLVASGADGLLVNGTTGESPVTHMDEKVKLVQVVKQAVDVPVISGAGSNDTAHTVRMVEQTQEAGADAVLVVAPYYSRPSQEGIFQHYQAVNESADKPIIVYDVPGRTGVHLSLDTYCRLAGLDHIKAVKDATGDIAGAVRKRMETGLTWYSGDDALFLPFLSIGAVGIISVIAHVASNPMRQLADAFDKGDIHEAQRLAVRLAPLVDAINGTGFQGVLAKAALHERGWLDVTTMRLPNVGPGKPEYERAHKGMVDAGILDA; encoded by the coding sequence ATGAGTGAGTCTTCTATGCATCTTCTTGAGCCGGCGCCATTTGGCCGTGTTATTCCCGCGATGGTGACGCCGATGCACGATGATGGTTCCGTTGATTTTGAAGCATCCGTGGCATTGGCCAAACATTTGGTCGCTTCAGGTGCCGATGGTCTCTTGGTCAACGGCACGACCGGTGAGTCGCCGGTCACCCACATGGACGAGAAGGTCAAGCTCGTCCAGGTCGTCAAACAGGCTGTCGATGTGCCGGTGATTTCCGGCGCAGGTTCCAACGATACCGCCCATACGGTGCGTATGGTCGAGCAGACTCAGGAAGCTGGCGCCGATGCGGTGCTGGTGGTCGCTCCTTACTATTCTCGGCCTTCGCAAGAGGGTATTTTCCAGCACTATCAGGCGGTCAACGAATCGGCGGACAAGCCGATCATCGTCTATGATGTCCCCGGGCGTACCGGCGTGCATCTTTCGCTTGACACCTATTGCCGGCTTGCCGGACTTGACCACATCAAGGCTGTGAAGGATGCGACGGGTGATATAGCAGGTGCTGTGCGCAAGCGTATGGAAACCGGCCTGACTTGGTATTCCGGTGATGACGCGTTGTTCCTTCCGTTCCTTTCCATCGGGGCAGTCGGCATTATTTCGGTTATCGCGCATGTTGCCTCGAACCCGATGCGCCAGCTTGCTGATGCTTTCGACAAGGGTGATATCCACGAGGCACAGCGTCTCGCGGTTCGTCTTGCACCGTTGGTCGACGCCATCAACGGCACCGGATTCCAGGGAGTCCTGGCCAAGGCCGCGCTGCATGAGCGTGGATGGCTTGACGTGACCACGATGCGCCTGCCGAACGTCGGACCAGGGAAGCCGGAGTACGAGCGTGCCCACAAGGGCATGGTTGATGCAGGCATTTTAGACGCCTAG